The DNA region GGGCGCAGAGAGCCGAACTCCACTCCCGGCGGGGGGATATCCGCTGGCGCTGCCAAGCGCGGGTTGTCATCGACTTTGTTGTTCACTTCTGAAACCTGGCAGAAATAGATAAGAAACAGTTTTCCTGTTTATTTTGTTTCCGGACTTGATCTTTTGGGCTTTTTGGCGACTTTTGCGACACTTATCTCGATCCAGATAAATTGGAGATACGACGGACGGAGTGTTGGACTGATAAGCAAAGACCGACCAGGCACGGCCGGAACACAGTACAACCAACCTCCTTGTTCACGATTGGATCTTACTTCTGACAAAACTTACAAGCCGTTTGCCATTTCCAAGACTATCACATCATCAAAATGGGGGATATCGGCTTCTCCACCGCTGCCGTGAGCGAGACAAGGCCACCAGCGAAGAACAAGATCTTCCTTGGCACTTTCATCCACTCCAAGACTCTCAGCGAACTCGAGTATCTTCACAATGCCGCCGTAGCAGTTGACAGTCTCGGCACCATTGTCGCTGTCTCCCCGGACACCGACATCGCCAAGGCCAAAAGcacactcctcccccagctgAACTGGCCCTCTGATGATACCGACATGGTTGTCGCCAAAGCCGGCCAGTTCTTTTTCCCCGGCTTCATCGACACCCACCTCCATGCCTCGCAGTATCCCAACGTTGGCCTCTTTGGCAACTCGACCCTCCTGGACTGGTTGAACACTTACACTTTCCCCTTGGAGGCGTCTTTATCCTCGCTCCCAAAAGCCCAAAAGGTCTACTCCCGTGTCATCCGCAAGACACTTTCTCACGGCACAACCACTGCGGCGTACTATGCCACCATTGACGTCCCCGCCACCAATCTCCTGGCAGATTTGTGCCTCTCTTCTGGCCAGCGCGCCCTGATCGGGAGAGTATGCATGGATCAACTTGGCCCATCCTACTACCTCGACGAATCCCCAGCGGAATCCCTCGCCAAAACAAAGCAGTGCATCGATCACGTCTTGTCCAAAGACCCAAAGATGGAGCTaatcacccccatcatcaccccccgTTTCGCACCCGCTTGTTCGGCCCCCCTGATGAAGGAGCTAGGCCAACTAGCAAAAGAAACCGACCTCCCTGTTCAGACACACATCAgtgaaaacaaaaacgagATAGCCCTCGTGGCGAGTCTATTCCCAGACGCAGGGGATAGCTACGCAGAGGTGTACGACACGTTTGGGCTGCTGACGCCAAGAACGATCCTGGCGCATGCGGTGCACctgacagaaaaagaagcggaTTTGGTCAcggagaggaagagcaaAGTCAGCCATTGCCCTTGCTCCAACTCGGCGATTACCTCTGGagcggcgagggtgaggtggttgttggatAAGGGGATCGAGGTTGGGCTGGGGACGGATATGAGCGGGGGGTACTCGCCTAGTGTGCTCGAGGCGGCGAGGCATGCGGTTTTGGTGAGCAGGCATATTTGTATGGATGAGGGGAAGTCGGAAGAGAGGGATAAGTTGagcgtggaggaggttttgtaCCTGGCTACGAGGGGAGGGGCGAAGGttgtggggatggaggacaagattggtgggttggaggtggggatggagtGGGATGCTCAGCTTGTGGGACTTCATGAggtggatgaagaggaggaggaggagggcaatgTCGATGTGTTTGGATGGGAGagttgggaggagaagattgcgAAGTGGGTATATAATGGTGATGATAGGAATACAAAGAAGgtgtgggtgagggggaggttggttcATGAGAGGAAGTGATTTCACACATTTTGATTATTTCAGGAATTTAGAAAGAGAACAGCAAGCGTGTTGGCGTTTAGAAGATCTTGTAACGAATATGATGACAGTTTTTCCCGTTTAAATCATCACAGGAACAATTGTAGGAAATTCTGTTCCATAAAGCTGTGGCAAGTGTTGACCAAGTCGCAAAAGAAGCAACCGTCATGGGGTTGAACCAACTACCTGAAGCGAAGGGTCGAGTCCGGCCCACACAACCCCAACTGGTCAGGCCAGGTTGCTCGCGGCTCCTTGACCGTTGCGCTGTCTACACACAATGGCTAGCTACTTCGCTGATAGCATGTGCAGATAGGTGGTATATAAGTATGCTTTCTATCGGCTCAGTTTCATCTCAAATTCATCATCCAATGATATGACATCATCGTAACCATCTCAAAGTCGTAAACAACTGCGGCGCTGTCCGCCTTGGCCATGACCCCGATCGACCCGCCGCAAAGGCCAGCCGACCGCTGTGCCCCTTCAATCAAATCACCGTCGGATTTTGTCAGCCATTGAACATGCCACTGAACAAAAGCTGATGAGTCAGTACAGTAAGCTACGCCTCCATTTTTAGGCCGTGAAACGTCAACGAGGCCAGCAACCCAGGACGCCATGACGGCTGCCACCATCCGGGCCATCCCTTAACCTTATTTCTCGGCCGAGTTCGATCCCATGATTTTCCCCGACGACCGTCATGATGATTATGGAATGTTTCCGCTGCCTAAGGGCCGGAGAAGTCGGCTTAGGATCGGCCGGGTCTGCGGGTATCGTGCGGCAAGGGGGCGATCAACCCAAGAAGGTCATCATCAAGTCGAAACTAGGCGAATAAGCAGAAACGCCTTGATGAGAAGAGAATTGGACCGGTGAGATGGCCAAGACCTGTTTGAGATCCTGGGGATGAACTCATCATGAGAATACCGTAGGAGAACTTGGGCTTTTAGCAGTGAGGTGGGTGTGATCGAAAGAGTATAAATCAGACAGATTTCGCTCGCTTGAAAGAAACTattcatcagcatcaacaactaCAACAGCAACATAACAGCAGCAAACAACACTTTCAAAACACTCACACAAATAATCAATCTTGCCATCTTTCAAAATGcgtgccaccaccaccatcctcttcatcgcttccctcgcctccaccgccttcgGTGCTGCGACTAAGATGTTTGACGACGAGAACTGGTATTTCTCCCTTT from Podospora pseudoanserina strain CBS 124.78 chromosome 1, whole genome shotgun sequence includes:
- a CDS encoding hypothetical protein (MEROPS:MER0037714; COG:F; COG:Q; EggNog:ENOG503NU83) yields the protein MGDIGFSTAAVSETRPPAKNKIFLGTFIHSKTLSELEYLHNAAVAVDSLGTIVAVSPDTDIAKAKSTLLPQLNWPSDDTDMVVAKAGQFFFPGFIDTHLHASQYPNVGLFGNSTLLDWLNTYTFPLEASLSSLPKAQKVYSRVIRKTLSHGTTTAAYYATIDVPATNLLADLCLSSGQRALIGRVCMDQLGPSYYLDESPAESLAKTKQCIDHVLSKDPKMELITPIITPRFAPACSAPLMKELGQLAKETDLPVQTHISENKNEIALVASLFPDAGDSYAEVYDTFGLLTPRTILAHAVHLTEKEADLVTERKSKVSHCPCSNSAITSGAARVRWLLDKGIEVGLGTDMSGGYSPSVLEAARHAVLVSRHICMDEGKSEERDKLSVEEVLYLATRGGAKVVGMEDKIGGLEVGMEWDAQLVGLHEVDEEEEEEGNVDVFGWESWEEKIAKWVYNGDDRNTKKVWVRGRLVHERK